The Pseudomonas sp. R4-35-07 genome contains a region encoding:
- a CDS encoding aspartate aminotransferase family protein produces the protein MNLFRRAAPSLDDLVLHDPHRDFSSHCLMPSATRPAEVFVQGQGAWLSDSDGRAYLDFSQGSGANSLGHSPQVVRDAIAEQMQSVINPGMGLHNRAQLDLVDRLCHHTGSDQAYLLNSGAEASEAAIKLARKWGQLHRGGAYHIITAGNGCHGRSFAALSASAGACENRFEPQLPGFSHVPFNDLPALHAAVDAHTVAIMLEPIQSAAGVIPATEHYLKGVERLCRELGILLILDEVQTGIGRCASLLAEQQYGVRADIITLGKGLGGGVPLAALLARGTACCFEAGELDGTHHGNALMASAGSAVLDAVLASGFFEQVRESGHYLAEGLARLAHRYEHGQLRGNGLLWGLTLSDDSAAAVVKAALHEGLILTATQPDCLRFTPALNVSRNHIDEMLLRLARAFSRVRTAQLQCRKGIAV, from the coding sequence GTGAACCTGTTCCGGCGCGCCGCGCCTAGCCTTGACGACCTGGTGCTTCATGATCCGCATCGTGATTTTTCCAGCCATTGTCTGATGCCGTCTGCCACCCGCCCCGCCGAGGTGTTCGTCCAGGGTCAAGGCGCCTGGCTGTCGGACAGCGACGGCCGTGCCTACTTGGATTTCAGCCAAGGCAGCGGCGCCAATAGCCTCGGTCACAGTCCACAAGTCGTGCGCGACGCGATTGCCGAGCAGATGCAAAGCGTGATCAACCCTGGGATGGGCCTGCACAACCGGGCTCAGCTCGACCTGGTTGATCGCCTGTGCCATCACACCGGCAGCGATCAGGCGTACCTGCTCAACAGCGGTGCGGAAGCCTCTGAAGCCGCCATCAAGCTGGCGCGCAAATGGGGCCAACTGCATCGCGGCGGCGCTTACCACATCATCACGGCAGGCAACGGCTGCCATGGCCGCAGTTTCGCGGCCTTGTCGGCTTCGGCAGGTGCCTGCGAAAACCGTTTCGAACCGCAACTGCCGGGCTTCAGCCATGTGCCGTTCAACGATCTGCCGGCGCTGCACGCCGCCGTCGATGCGCACACCGTCGCCATCATGCTGGAGCCAATCCAGAGCGCCGCGGGTGTCATTCCCGCCACCGAACACTACCTCAAAGGCGTCGAACGTCTGTGCCGCGAGCTGGGCATCCTGCTGATTCTTGACGAAGTGCAAACCGGCATCGGCCGCTGCGCCAGCCTGCTCGCCGAACAGCAATACGGCGTACGCGCCGACATCATTACCCTCGGCAAAGGCCTGGGCGGTGGCGTGCCCCTGGCGGCGTTGCTGGCGCGCGGCACAGCCTGTTGTTTCGAAGCGGGCGAGCTGGACGGCACGCATCACGGCAATGCGCTGATGGCGTCAGCGGGTAGTGCGGTACTCGATGCCGTGTTGGCCAGCGGCTTTTTCGAACAGGTACGCGAATCCGGCCACTACCTGGCAGAAGGCCTCGCGCGCCTGGCCCACCGTTATGAACACGGACAATTGCGCGGCAACGGTCTGCTATGGGGCCTCACGCTGTCGGACGATTCTGCGGCTGCGGTGGTAAAGGCCGCGCTGCACGAAGGTCTGATCCTCACCGCTACGCAGCCTGATTGTCTGCGCTTTACCCCCGCCCTGAATGTCAGCAGAAACCACATCGACGAAATGCTTCTGCGCCTTGCCCGCGCCTTCTCTCGGGTACGTACCGCCCAACTGCAATGCCGCAAGGGCATCGCTGTCTGA
- a CDS encoding LysR family transcriptional regulator, translated as MDFKQLRYFVAVYEEGHVGRAAERLSISQPALSQQVRQLEQNLDVSLFERSSKRLLPTLAAHTLYNHALPLIDGMQQAVEALRNFKGQAMRTLAIGVLQTVHTSLVPQMLERVRKAQPHLVVQIYELTGLEIERRLLNGSLDIGISYLPTRQPGLHGVLLYEDELKVVIPEQHPLREFKKVSLKQAAELPMLLLGEEFQVRQIWQAQLANLGRRPQVQAELNTMVGILDSLPHTQLATVLPGRSQDEHNSQSLLWKPLSEPRVPLKVGLVCRDVQRQQATVALLLTLLEDVMNAPQAGA; from the coding sequence ATGGATTTCAAGCAACTGCGTTATTTCGTCGCGGTTTACGAAGAAGGTCATGTAGGCCGTGCCGCCGAGCGTCTGTCGATCTCCCAGCCGGCCTTGTCGCAGCAGGTTCGCCAACTGGAACAGAACCTGGACGTGAGCCTGTTCGAGCGCAGCAGCAAACGCCTGCTCCCTACGCTGGCAGCACACACGTTATACAACCATGCCTTGCCCCTGATCGACGGCATGCAGCAAGCCGTGGAGGCGTTGCGCAACTTCAAAGGCCAGGCGATGCGCACCTTGGCCATCGGCGTGCTGCAAACCGTGCACACCAGCCTAGTGCCGCAGATGCTCGAGCGAGTGCGCAAGGCCCAACCTCACCTGGTGGTGCAGATCTACGAATTGACCGGGCTGGAAATCGAACGCCGGCTGCTCAACGGCTCGCTGGACATCGGTATCAGCTACCTGCCAACGCGTCAGCCGGGCCTGCATGGCGTGTTGTTGTATGAAGATGAATTGAAGGTGGTCATCCCTGAGCAGCATCCCTTGCGGGAATTCAAGAAGGTCTCGCTGAAACAGGCAGCCGAGTTGCCCATGTTGCTATTGGGCGAGGAATTTCAGGTGCGCCAGATCTGGCAGGCCCAGTTGGCCAACCTGGGCCGGCGCCCGCAGGTGCAGGCGGAGCTCAATACCATGGTGGGGATTCTCGACAGCTTGCCCCACACCCAGTTGGCCACTGTGCTACCGGGGCGCTCACAGGACGAACACAACAGCCAGTCGTTGCTGTGGAAACCATTGAGCGAACCCAGGGTACCGTTGAAAGTCGGATTGGTGTGCCGTGACGTGCAGCGCCAGCAAGCGACGGTGGCATTGCTGCTCACGTTGCTGGAAGACGTGATGAATGCCCCGCAGGCAGGCGCCTGA
- a CDS encoding acyl-CoA dehydrogenase C-terminal domain-containing protein: protein MADYKAPLRDMRFVLNEVFEVATTWAQLPALADTVDAETVEAILEEAGKVTAKSIAPLSRGGDEQGCHWTDGAVTTPDGFPQAYATYAEGGWVGVGGDPVYGGMGMPKAVSAQVEEMINSSSLAFGLYPMLTSGACVSINTHASEELKATYLPKMYSGEWAGSMCLTEAHAGTDLGMIRTKAEPQADGSYKVSGTKIFITGGEHDLTENIIHLVLAKLPDAPAGPKGISLFLVPKFMVNADGSLGARNPVNCGSIEHKMGIQASATCVMNFDEAVGYLVGEPNRGLAAMFTMMNYERLGVGIQGLASGERSYQNAIEYARDRLQSRSPLGAQAKEKPADPIIVHPDVRRMLLTMKAANEGGRAFSTYVATQLDIAKFSEDAAARERADNLVALLTPVAKAFLTDLGLETTVLGQQVFGGHGYIREWGQEQLVRDVRITQIYEGTNGIQALDLMGRKIVGSGGAFYTLFADEIRQFIATAGEALGEFTRPLGAAVDNLDELTAWVLDRAKTNPNEIGAASVEYLHAFGYMAYAYMWARMAKAALGKEAEEDFYASKLGTARFYFARLLPRIHSLSASVKAGSESLFLMDEALF from the coding sequence ATGGCTGATTACAAAGCGCCGTTGCGTGATATGCGCTTCGTCCTCAACGAAGTTTTTGAAGTCGCCACGACGTGGGCCCAATTGCCTGCCCTGGCAGACACGGTTGACGCCGAAACCGTTGAAGCGATCCTCGAAGAAGCCGGCAAGGTCACCGCCAAATCCATCGCGCCGTTAAGCCGTGGCGGCGATGAGCAAGGTTGCCATTGGACGGACGGTGCGGTCACTACGCCGGACGGTTTCCCCCAGGCCTACGCGACTTACGCCGAAGGCGGCTGGGTTGGTGTGGGTGGCGACCCGGTGTACGGCGGCATGGGCATGCCCAAGGCGGTGTCGGCACAGGTCGAAGAGATGATCAACTCGTCCAGCCTGGCTTTCGGCCTGTACCCGATGTTGACCTCGGGCGCTTGCGTGTCGATCAATACCCACGCCAGCGAGGAACTCAAGGCCACCTATCTGCCGAAGATGTATTCCGGCGAGTGGGCCGGTTCCATGTGCCTGACCGAAGCCCATGCCGGCACTGACCTGGGCATGATTCGCACCAAGGCCGAGCCGCAAGCGGACGGTTCCTACAAAGTCAGCGGCACCAAGATTTTCATTACCGGCGGCGAACACGACCTGACCGAAAACATCATCCACCTGGTGCTGGCCAAACTGCCGGATGCACCGGCGGGCCCCAAAGGTATCTCGTTGTTCCTGGTACCGAAGTTCATGGTGAACGCCGACGGCAGCCTCGGCGCACGCAACCCGGTGAACTGCGGTTCGATCGAACACAAGATGGGCATCCAGGCCTCCGCGACGTGCGTGATGAACTTCGACGAAGCGGTGGGTTACCTGGTGGGTGAGCCTAACCGTGGCTTGGCGGCGATGTTCACCATGATGAACTACGAGCGCCTGGGGGTGGGCATTCAGGGCCTGGCTTCCGGGGAACGCTCCTACCAGAACGCAATTGAATATGCCCGCGACCGGCTGCAGAGCCGCTCTCCATTGGGCGCACAAGCCAAGGAAAAACCCGCCGACCCGATCATCGTGCACCCGGACGTGCGCCGCATGCTGCTGACCATGAAGGCGGCGAACGAAGGCGGCCGTGCGTTCTCCACCTACGTCGCAACGCAATTGGACATCGCCAAGTTCAGCGAAGACGCCGCCGCCCGCGAGCGCGCCGACAACTTGGTGGCGTTGCTGACGCCGGTCGCCAAGGCATTCCTCACGGACCTGGGCCTGGAAACCACCGTGCTCGGCCAGCAAGTATTTGGTGGCCACGGCTACATTCGCGAGTGGGGCCAGGAGCAGTTGGTGCGTGATGTGCGCATCACCCAGATCTACGAAGGCACCAATGGTATCCAGGCGCTGGATTTGATGGGGCGCAAGATTGTCGGCAGCGGTGGCGCGTTCTACACCTTGTTCGCCGATGAGATCCGCCAGTTCATCGCCACTGCGGGCGAGGCATTGGGCGAGTTCACCCGTCCGCTCGGCGCGGCGGTGGATAACCTGGATGAACTGACCGCCTGGGTGCTGGACCGTGCCAAGACCAACCCGAATGAAATCGGCGCAGCCTCGGTGGAATACCTGCATGCGTTCGGTTACATGGCGTACGCCTATATGTGGGCGCGCATGGCCAAGGCCGCGTTGGGCAAAGAGGCCGAAGAAGATTTCTATGCCAGCAAGCTGGGCACTGCGCGCTTCTACTTTGCGCGCCTGTTGCCACGCATTCACTCGTTGAGTGCGTCGGTAAAAGCCGGTAGCGAATCGCTGTTCCTGATGGATGAAGCGCTGTTCTAG